In one window of Spartinivicinus marinus DNA:
- a CDS encoding SDR family oxidoreductase, which produces MKVLVFGGSGQVGHELCQQLTEHGIVFKAPSHDVLDITHSKKVAELVKSYQPTMVVNAVGYRDLMKAESEPSKCFAINRDAVAEMANICKKHQATLIHLSSYLVFDGAKAEPYTEKDAANPQGVLAGSLWQGEQLVRERCPDHIILRLGWVVSARRYNLVHTILSQLKQNQEVWVASDRLGNPTPAADIAAVIIAILYQLDCEAEVFGTYHYGGVEPVAESKFAEVLLNDALHYDELPSDKLLVKECGQLDYLPHHLNARLAVNKIRDTFGIHAKAWRPAIAKIVKGFYV; this is translated from the coding sequence ATGAAAGTATTAGTGTTTGGTGGCTCAGGCCAGGTGGGTCATGAGCTGTGTCAACAATTAACTGAACATGGCATCGTTTTTAAAGCACCTAGCCATGATGTCTTGGATATTACTCACAGCAAAAAAGTCGCTGAGCTAGTTAAGAGTTATCAACCAACCATGGTTGTTAATGCGGTAGGTTATCGGGATTTGATGAAGGCGGAGTCAGAGCCTTCAAAGTGTTTCGCAATTAATCGCGATGCTGTAGCTGAAATGGCAAATATTTGTAAAAAGCACCAAGCTACATTAATACATTTATCGTCTTATCTGGTCTTTGATGGTGCTAAGGCAGAGCCTTATACAGAAAAAGATGCTGCTAATCCTCAAGGGGTTTTGGCTGGCAGTTTGTGGCAGGGGGAGCAGCTGGTTAGAGAGCGTTGCCCAGATCATATTATTCTACGTTTGGGCTGGGTTGTGAGCGCTAGACGATATAATCTGGTCCATACTATCTTGTCACAGTTAAAGCAAAATCAAGAAGTGTGGGTAGCCTCTGACCGCTTGGGTAATCCAACCCCTGCTGCGGATATAGCGGCAGTAATTATAGCGATTCTTTATCAGCTGGATTGTGAGGCAGAGGTTTTTGGTACCTATCATTATGGTGGGGTAGAGCCTGTGGCAGAAAGTAAATTTGCTGAAGTGTTACTTAATGACGCACTTCATTATGACGAATTACCATCGGATAAGTTGTTAGTGAAAGAGTGTGGTCAGCTAGATTATTTACCCCACCACTTAAATGCCCGGTTAGCGGTTAACAAAATCCGAGATACGTTTGGTATTCATGCTAAGGCCTGGCGACCGGCGATTGCGAAAATAGTGAAAGGGTTTTATGTGTAG
- a CDS encoding ATP-binding response regulator, which translates to MIATNPDSVHAEQDIAEDKILLVDDNPTNLQLLLQTLNGRGYKLLVAKNGESALKIAQKNKPALILLDIMMPGIDGYEVCRQLKASADTNGITVIFLSALDETKDKVKGLNLGAVDFISKPFQPEEVLARVATQLKIHRLERALSERNKQLEADNQRILEAMTEGIFGLDQKGCITFVNAAANRMTGFSEDDLIGKELINILLKPNDPETVPILKTLQDGSEQHIEEDVFWHHNGHHFPVTYSVTPINTDHHPSGAVVVFKDITERKQNEEALQKALDELQEQKERLTHVSRLSTMGEMAAGFAHEVNQPLTAICNYAQVCNRMIQRDPLNKESLSEALEKIGTQARRAGDIIARIRSFVKKPAHCLEKVDCNKLISDVVKLAEVDARNNNMEIHLDLADELPLIEADPVQIQQVALNLIRNGMEAMGDRETRDIGVWVKTELDKNHQFVKVSVIDRGHGLTEDAADKLFHPFFTTKSYGMGIGLSVCESIISTHGGKLRFENNPEGGAIFYFTVPTV; encoded by the coding sequence ATGATTGCAACTAACCCAGATAGTGTGCATGCAGAGCAAGATATCGCTGAAGATAAAATTTTGTTGGTTGATGATAATCCCACCAACTTACAGCTATTATTACAAACCTTGAATGGCCGGGGCTACAAACTTCTTGTAGCTAAAAACGGTGAAAGCGCACTTAAAATTGCTCAAAAAAACAAACCAGCATTAATTTTACTAGACATCATGATGCCTGGCATTGATGGCTATGAAGTTTGCCGACAACTTAAGGCCAGTGCTGACACCAATGGCATAACCGTTATTTTTCTATCTGCTCTCGATGAAACCAAAGATAAAGTCAAAGGGCTTAATCTAGGTGCAGTTGACTTCATCTCTAAGCCATTTCAACCAGAGGAAGTACTGGCCCGAGTTGCTACTCAACTTAAAATTCACCGACTCGAGCGCGCGCTCTCGGAAAGAAACAAGCAACTAGAAGCTGATAATCAACGCATTCTGGAAGCCATGACGGAAGGGATTTTTGGCCTGGATCAAAAAGGTTGTATCACTTTTGTGAATGCGGCAGCGAACCGGATGACAGGGTTTAGTGAAGATGACTTGATAGGAAAAGAGCTCATCAACATTCTGCTTAAACCAAACGACCCTGAAACTGTGCCTATCTTAAAGACCTTGCAAGATGGTTCAGAGCAGCACATAGAAGAAGATGTGTTCTGGCACCACAATGGTCATCACTTCCCAGTCACATACTCAGTTACACCAATCAATACTGATCACCACCCTTCTGGTGCTGTTGTGGTCTTTAAAGACATTACTGAGCGCAAGCAAAATGAAGAGGCGCTGCAAAAGGCACTGGATGAATTACAAGAGCAAAAAGAACGTCTGACTCATGTTTCCCGGTTAAGCACTATGGGAGAAATGGCCGCTGGATTTGCCCATGAAGTAAACCAACCATTAACTGCCATTTGTAACTATGCCCAGGTATGTAACCGGATGATTCAGCGTGACCCTTTAAATAAGGAGTCACTTTCTGAAGCCCTGGAAAAAATCGGTACCCAAGCCAGGCGGGCAGGCGATATTATCGCGCGCATCCGCAGCTTTGTGAAAAAACCTGCTCACTGCCTTGAGAAAGTCGACTGCAATAAATTAATCAGTGATGTAGTTAAATTAGCAGAAGTAGATGCCCGCAATAACAATATGGAAATTCACCTGGATCTTGCTGATGAATTACCACTCATTGAGGCTGACCCAGTGCAAATACAACAGGTTGCCCTTAATTTGATTCGTAATGGTATGGAAGCAATGGGAGACCGGGAAACCCGTGATATTGGAGTTTGGGTTAAAACAGAGCTTGATAAAAACCATCAGTTTGTCAAAGTATCTGTTATTGACCGTGGCCACGGGCTAACAGAAGACGCTGCTGATAAACTATTTCACCCCTTCTTTACCACAAAAAGCTATGGTATGGGGATTGGCCTTTCCGTTTGTGAGTCGATTATATCGACCCACGGCGGTAAGTTGCGATTTGAAAATAACCCTGAAGGCGGCGCTATTTTTTATTTTACCGTCCCCACAGTTTAA
- a CDS encoding RtcB family protein: MSYEVIHQKGQSPIKAWTCGLPFEDAAKQQLHNIASLPFIHKWVAVMPDVHLGKGATIGSVVPTFGAVIPAAVGVDIGCGMMAVKTSLVAADLPDNLYGIRHAIEVAVPHGRSARARKGRDKGAWGEIPSDVIHAWQPLKKPFELLAEQHHVLQQTNNINHLGTLGTGNHFIEVCLDEADSVWFMLHSGSRGVGNRIGTYFIEKAKQEMERWHIHLPDRDLAYLSEGSESFEQYIAAVEWAQQYAFTNRQVMMKRVIHAVQQALQRPFSAEMMAVNCHHNYVSREHHYGKDVLVTRKGAVSAKDGQFGIIPGSMGAKSFIVRGLGNPESFHSCSHGAGRVMSRTKAKKLVTMEEHEAATKGVECRKDKDVIDETPAAYKPIEKVMKAQQDLVEIVHTLKQVVCVKG, translated from the coding sequence ATGTCATACGAAGTTATTCATCAAAAAGGTCAGTCTCCCATCAAGGCATGGACCTGTGGCTTACCTTTTGAAGACGCGGCTAAACAACAGTTACATAATATTGCCAGCCTGCCCTTTATTCATAAATGGGTGGCGGTAATGCCTGATGTTCATTTAGGTAAAGGCGCGACCATTGGTAGTGTAGTACCTACGTTTGGAGCTGTTATTCCCGCAGCGGTTGGTGTTGACATTGGCTGTGGAATGATGGCTGTTAAAACCAGTTTGGTTGCAGCTGACTTGCCTGATAATTTATACGGCATTCGACATGCAATTGAAGTAGCTGTACCCCATGGACGATCAGCGCGAGCCAGAAAAGGCAGAGATAAAGGTGCCTGGGGAGAAATACCAAGTGATGTTATCCATGCCTGGCAGCCATTAAAAAAACCGTTTGAACTATTGGCTGAGCAACATCACGTATTGCAACAAACTAATAACATTAATCATTTAGGCACGTTGGGTACAGGTAACCACTTTATTGAGGTGTGTTTAGATGAGGCTGATAGCGTATGGTTTATGTTGCATAGTGGCTCTAGAGGCGTTGGTAATCGAATTGGTACCTATTTTATTGAAAAAGCCAAGCAAGAAATGGAGCGTTGGCATATTCATTTGCCTGATAGGGATTTGGCCTATTTATCAGAAGGCAGTGAGTCATTTGAGCAATATATAGCAGCTGTTGAATGGGCACAGCAATATGCGTTTACTAACCGTCAAGTGATGATGAAGAGAGTGATTCACGCAGTTCAACAAGCGCTACAGCGACCGTTTTCAGCAGAGATGATGGCTGTTAATTGTCACCATAACTATGTCTCTAGAGAGCATCACTATGGTAAGGATGTACTAGTGACTCGAAAAGGTGCTGTTTCTGCTAAAGATGGGCAGTTTGGTATTATTCCTGGCAGTATGGGGGCAAAATCCTTCATCGTAAGAGGGTTGGGTAACCCAGAAAGTTTTCATAGCTGTAGTCATGGCGCAGGGCGTGTTATGTCGCGAACTAAGGCCAAAAAACTAGTGACAATGGAAGAGCATGAAGCAGCAACCAAAGGTGTTGAGTGTCGTAAAGATAAGGACGTGATTGATGAAACCCCAGCTGCTTATAAACCCATTGAGAAGGTAATGAAGGCTCAGCAAGATTTAGTGGAAATCGTCCATACCTTAAAGCAAGTAGTGTGTGTTAAAGGCTAG
- a CDS encoding HD domain-containing protein yields the protein MNNNLLDNYWLSYIQPSHAKHTLVVKQILKKLARQYRQPWRYYHTLNHIEQMLLLFQQYESSISSPPTVFFSICFHDYYYLPWRKNNEKRSATKAIKELHKLHLGSLSHDVEQIILATEKHLPIADQFSTNKTDAELLLDFDLAILGSQWKNYLHYCQQIRKEYWFVPKNKYQTGRKKILTAFLKREQLYFSEPFFTQLEQQARKNIQREIQLLS from the coding sequence ATGAATAACAATTTACTTGACAACTATTGGCTCAGCTACATTCAACCCTCTCATGCCAAACACACCTTAGTTGTAAAACAAATACTCAAAAAGCTAGCCAGGCAATATCGCCAACCTTGGCGGTATTATCATACGCTTAATCATATTGAGCAGATGCTGTTACTCTTTCAACAGTATGAGTCATCTATTAGCTCGCCACCAACAGTATTTTTTTCTATCTGTTTTCATGATTATTACTATTTACCTTGGCGGAAAAACAACGAAAAACGCAGTGCCACAAAAGCCATAAAAGAACTGCACAAACTTCATTTAGGCTCACTTAGCCATGATGTAGAGCAAATAATTTTAGCGACAGAAAAACACCTACCAATAGCAGACCAGTTTTCCACGAATAAAACAGACGCTGAATTATTATTAGATTTTGACTTAGCAATATTGGGCAGCCAATGGAAAAACTATCTACACTATTGCCAACAAATAAGAAAGGAGTATTGGTTTGTCCCCAAAAACAAATACCAAACTGGTCGCAAAAAAATATTAACGGCTTTTTTAAAACGAGAACAGTTGTATTTTAGTGAGCCGTTTTTCACTCAATTAGAACAACAAGCTAGAAAGAATATTCAGCGAGAAATTCAGTTATTAAGTTAA
- a CDS encoding NADPH-dependent FMN reductase, translated as MASKPKLLAFAGSLRKESVNKKLVQVAAKGAEQAGAEVTFIDLVDYPLPILNQDDEQANGAPENAKKLHQLFAESDGFLLASPEYNGGLSAALKNLIDWLSRPSSGEPALASFQGKVVSLMSASPGGLGGIRALPNVRFILDGLGCITLPKQLALSKAYEAFDDQGGLVNNVHQETALKLGRNVVEMVKKLKD; from the coding sequence ATGGCAAGCAAACCCAAGTTACTCGCCTTTGCTGGTAGTTTGCGGAAAGAGTCAGTTAATAAAAAGCTGGTTCAAGTGGCGGCAAAAGGAGCTGAGCAGGCCGGTGCCGAGGTTACTTTTATTGATTTAGTGGATTATCCACTACCCATTTTAAATCAAGACGATGAGCAAGCGAATGGTGCCCCAGAAAATGCTAAAAAACTTCACCAACTGTTTGCTGAGAGTGATGGCTTTTTGTTAGCCAGTCCAGAATATAATGGTGGGTTGTCAGCAGCGCTAAAAAACCTGATTGATTGGTTGTCTCGACCATCTTCTGGTGAGCCAGCACTGGCTTCTTTTCAAGGGAAAGTGGTGAGTTTAATGAGTGCATCACCTGGTGGGCTGGGCGGTATTAGAGCATTACCGAATGTACGCTTTATTTTGGATGGACTGGGCTGTATTACTTTACCGAAACAATTAGCGTTAAGCAAGGCGTATGAGGCATTTGATGACCAAGGTGGCTTGGTTAATAATGTGCATCAGGAAACAGCGCTGAAACTGGGGCGTAATGTAGTTGAGATGGTTAAAAAATTAAAAGATTAA
- a CDS encoding GFA family protein, giving the protein MEIKTGTCHCGKVAFQVELDNGLEELRRCNCSLCSRKGAIIASVPLDKLTVTKGADNLSLYQWNTNTAKHYFCKTCGIYTHHQRRSNPALYGVNVACLEGVNPFDLKDIATANGASQSLVEEA; this is encoded by the coding sequence ATGGAAATAAAAACAGGCACCTGTCACTGCGGTAAAGTAGCATTTCAGGTTGAACTAGACAATGGGCTTGAAGAACTTAGACGATGCAACTGCTCACTATGCAGCCGTAAAGGCGCCATTATAGCCAGCGTGCCTCTTGATAAATTAACTGTTACCAAAGGCGCAGATAACCTCAGCCTTTATCAGTGGAATACAAATACAGCCAAACATTATTTCTGTAAAACCTGTGGTATTTACACTCATCACCAGCGTCGCAGTAACCCGGCACTATATGGTGTTAATGTTGCGTGTTTGGAAGGAGTTAATCCTTTCGATTTAAAAGATATAGCCACTGCTAATGGTGCTAGCCAGTCTCTGGTAGAAGAAGCTTAA
- a CDS encoding MFS transporter gives MKQHTKKNITAIYCTHQLLHWAAFGLILPVIVLLFQTRELSLSDIGIIMAVWIGSTAIFELPLGGVADQYGRKLVYQLSLVMNSIGIGVVLIANGFLSILLGVALLGLARAMYSGTLDAWFYDAFTKAEGEMDFHQSTSYVVFAVTAGLAIGSLSGGILPEWELLQSAFNFQSEYDVILLTNIIFNGLLLVFTFIFIEETVKEVQTVKETVANRSLGALKFCLSHDVIKWLSFATIFYGITLSTIETFWQPQLKSVLTEGQDSVWVFGVVSSGYFIVAGVSALVAPLLLKLLKQSHRFLLFGSRFFAALVLLLLAFASSLTSFAGFYLLFFFLFTLGVSSARVIISTNTDNNHRSAALSVYSLLLTGGSVLSSSIFGFIAEQYSITLVWVVCAILLVISSFLLLRIKSSSE, from the coding sequence ATGAAGCAACATACCAAGAAAAACATAACAGCGATATATTGTACTCACCAACTTTTGCATTGGGCTGCCTTTGGGCTGATTCTGCCTGTCATTGTATTACTTTTTCAAACCAGAGAATTAAGCTTAAGTGATATAGGCATAATAATGGCTGTTTGGATTGGTAGTACAGCTATTTTTGAGTTACCACTAGGTGGAGTTGCAGATCAATATGGTAGAAAACTGGTATATCAACTTTCATTAGTAATGAATAGTATTGGCATTGGTGTCGTATTGATCGCGAATGGTTTTCTGTCAATCTTATTAGGTGTTGCTTTATTAGGATTGGCGAGGGCCATGTATTCTGGCACTTTGGATGCCTGGTTTTATGATGCATTTACTAAAGCAGAAGGTGAAATGGATTTTCATCAATCTACCTCTTATGTTGTGTTTGCTGTGACTGCTGGTTTGGCAATTGGCTCATTGTCTGGCGGTATTTTGCCTGAATGGGAATTATTACAAAGTGCATTTAATTTTCAGAGTGAATATGACGTCATTTTGCTAACCAATATTATTTTCAATGGTCTGTTACTTGTATTTACGTTTATTTTTATTGAAGAAACAGTGAAAGAAGTTCAAACAGTTAAAGAAACAGTTGCAAACCGTTCATTAGGCGCGCTTAAATTTTGCTTAAGTCATGATGTAATAAAGTGGCTCTCATTTGCCACTATTTTTTATGGTATTACCTTATCTACGATAGAAACATTTTGGCAGCCTCAGTTAAAAAGTGTTTTAACTGAAGGTCAAGATAGTGTTTGGGTTTTTGGTGTTGTATCCAGTGGATACTTTATTGTTGCTGGAGTGTCTGCATTAGTAGCGCCACTATTGCTCAAGCTTTTAAAACAGTCTCATCGGTTTTTATTATTTGGTAGCCGATTCTTTGCAGCATTAGTGTTGCTGTTGTTAGCTTTTGCAAGTAGCTTAACCAGCTTTGCTGGATTTTATTTATTGTTCTTTTTCTTATTTACCTTGGGGGTTAGTTCGGCAAGGGTAATTATTAGTACCAATACTGATAACAATCATCGATCAGCGGCACTTTCTGTATACTCATTATTATTAACAGGCGGTAGTGTTCTATCTTCATCAATTTTTGGTTTTATTGCAGAACAATATAGTATTACCCTGGTTTGGGTTGTTTGTGCAATACTTTTAGTTATAAGTTCATTTTTGTTATTAAGGATTAAATCTTCTTCAGAGTGA
- a CDS encoding HD domain-containing protein produces MKTVSFTCLNDSTREEFEYLDSLEERFRAGLPDRIIEALKRLEFTLGGYPINRLEHSLQSATRALNNGESEEMIMAALVHDIGDDLAPWSHSEMAAAILRPFVSDKTYWIIKHHGVFQLHYYAHHCGGNPNARDAFRGSPWFEDCVHFCEEYDQNCFDPNYNWRSLSFFEPMIHRFFTNPKTADHEYTARYGS; encoded by the coding sequence ATGAAAACCGTTAGCTTTACATGCTTAAATGATAGCACCCGTGAAGAGTTTGAATACCTGGACAGCTTAGAAGAAAGATTTCGAGCAGGTTTGCCTGATCGAATAATAGAAGCACTCAAACGACTGGAATTCACCTTAGGTGGCTACCCTATTAATCGTCTTGAACACTCCTTACAGTCAGCAACGCGGGCACTTAACAATGGTGAGTCAGAAGAGATGATAATGGCTGCACTGGTTCATGATATAGGTGACGACTTGGCTCCTTGGTCTCATAGCGAAATGGCAGCAGCAATCCTCCGCCCATTCGTATCTGACAAAACCTATTGGATAATTAAGCATCACGGCGTGTTTCAACTTCACTATTATGCTCACCATTGTGGTGGAAATCCTAATGCTCGTGATGCTTTTAGAGGCTCACCATGGTTCGAAGACTGTGTTCATTTTTGTGAGGAGTATGATCAAAATTGCTTTGATCCTAACTACAACTGGAGATCCCTATCTTTCTTTGAGCCAATGATTCACCGCTTTTTTACCAACCCCAAAACCGCTGATCATGAATATACCGCTCGTTATGGCAGTTAG
- a CDS encoding GntR family transcriptional regulator encodes MMFSKQSLEEQAVEYLREKILSGSYPTGEKLVESNLAKDLELSRTTIRMALNTLANEGLVIQKPYAGWRVASFTEHDLWEIYHLRVALESQAAEMLAEQITEEKSSQLKSFFEKYTHLCKTQPDNLEEICMHDLKLHQLIVSLTGSQRLIRIYNSVLNQLLIFIRMTHLDFDAKESANTHIELIKAICEGNTHLAGKLAKENVTIFTGLGKKLRLNMDPCGLD; translated from the coding sequence ATGATGTTTTCAAAACAAAGCCTTGAAGAACAAGCAGTTGAGTATTTAAGAGAAAAAATTCTTTCTGGTAGTTATCCAACTGGCGAAAAGCTTGTGGAGAGTAATCTTGCGAAAGATTTAGAATTATCTCGAACAACGATCAGGATGGCTCTTAACACCCTAGCAAATGAAGGGTTAGTCATTCAAAAACCATATGCTGGCTGGAGAGTTGCGTCTTTTACTGAGCACGACCTTTGGGAGATATACCACTTAAGAGTTGCTTTGGAAAGCCAAGCAGCCGAAATGCTCGCAGAGCAAATAACAGAAGAAAAAAGTAGTCAACTTAAAAGCTTTTTTGAAAAATATACTCATTTGTGCAAAACACAGCCAGATAACCTTGAAGAAATTTGCATGCATGACCTAAAACTGCATCAGCTTATTGTATCGCTAACTGGCAGCCAACGACTGATACGTATCTATAACAGCGTTTTGAATCAGCTGTTAATCTTTATCCGAATGACCCATCTAGATTTCGATGCCAAAGAAAGCGCAAATACTCACATTGAATTAATTAAAGCCATTTGTGAAGGCAATACTCACTTGGCAGGCAAACTAGCCAAAGAAAACGTCACTATTTTTACAGGGCTGGGTAAAAAATTACGACTCAATATGGATCCCTGTGGGCTAGATTAA
- a CDS encoding RICIN domain-containing protein, producing MKASHLLSLTILGLSISAVNAEEYQQLKSGSGLCLDVFNAGVADKTPVTPFSCHGGVNQQWLMDSQGRLHPKNAPDKCLEVGRNVTYNKTAYIAQCNNEMYQRWRWSGNSIHNQSNPYMVLDYYADRQVIGTWQFHGGSNQQWEWVKSEKPTTTTKPQKPTQADDVRHIMISVNVWGEYNNRGWARQSTLREKGNFKLYNATIYPDIAEGYDLGNLKEGLKQEDASYHQENVLSQQRFISVHDMRGEQQPKQHSTDLLKFFKNYIGKVVSKERKNHPNKSLRFSLMVHGHGGVGLGSLFERRLYPEDARELFNYIIEKSGNKIELLDLATLCNESFWENISNFYPYANYILASQYTSGGMKGNIKAVTDIPEELYPEAFNSSMSLREIAEERLKRVVDIRYANQTGPSVPNGSTQKSKTLIDSSQVEPFVCSLKGIYGSTKPKQHSRESSVHDVKQYLLDLKTHGADQYKLNQSLQAFDQMLIKHVTNEFKFSEFWKSYRSYGLGINPTFYKHTKPVGKDLFEAFTEVMHQKPQCK from the coding sequence ATGAAAGCTAGCCACCTGCTATCTCTTACCATACTTGGTTTATCGATTTCAGCTGTGAACGCTGAAGAATATCAGCAACTAAAGTCAGGTAGCGGGCTCTGCCTTGATGTCTTTAACGCTGGAGTAGCTGATAAAACCCCTGTTACTCCATTTAGTTGTCATGGTGGTGTTAATCAACAATGGTTGATGGATAGTCAGGGGCGACTTCATCCTAAGAACGCACCTGATAAGTGCTTAGAAGTAGGTCGTAATGTCACCTATAACAAAACCGCTTACATTGCCCAGTGTAATAATGAAATGTATCAGCGCTGGCGTTGGTCAGGGAACAGCATACACAATCAAAGTAACCCATACATGGTTCTTGATTATTATGCTGATCGCCAAGTGATTGGAACATGGCAGTTTCACGGTGGCTCAAACCAACAATGGGAGTGGGTTAAGTCAGAGAAGCCAACAACCACAACAAAACCTCAGAAGCCTACTCAAGCTGATGATGTTCGCCACATCATGATATCTGTGAATGTGTGGGGAGAATACAATAATCGAGGCTGGGCAAGACAAAGTACACTTAGAGAAAAAGGCAACTTTAAGCTTTACAATGCAACTATCTACCCTGACATAGCAGAAGGCTATGATTTGGGTAACCTTAAGGAGGGCTTGAAACAAGAAGATGCCTCATATCATCAAGAAAATGTATTAAGTCAACAACGCTTTATTAGTGTTCATGACATGCGAGGTGAACAACAGCCAAAGCAACATAGTACTGATTTATTGAAATTTTTTAAAAATTATATTGGTAAGGTTGTTAGCAAAGAAAGAAAAAACCATCCTAATAAAAGTCTGCGTTTCAGTTTAATGGTTCATGGGCATGGTGGTGTTGGTTTAGGTAGTTTATTTGAACGTCGACTCTACCCTGAAGATGCAAGGGAACTATTTAATTACATCATAGAAAAAAGTGGTAATAAAATAGAATTACTCGATTTGGCAACTTTATGTAATGAGTCATTTTGGGAAAATATTAGTAATTTCTATCCATATGCAAATTATATTTTAGCTTCACAATATACTTCAGGCGGAATGAAAGGAAATATTAAGGCTGTTACTGATATTCCTGAAGAGCTGTACCCTGAAGCATTTAATTCTTCCATGAGTCTTAGAGAGATTGCAGAAGAGCGATTGAAAAGAGTAGTTGATATTCGTTATGCTAACCAAACAGGTCCATCAGTCCCGAATGGATCGACTCAAAAGTCCAAAACATTAATTGACTCATCCCAAGTTGAGCCTTTTGTTTGCTCATTAAAAGGCATCTACGGAAGCACTAAACCAAAGCAACATTCCAGAGAGTCAAGTGTACATGATGTTAAACAGTATTTATTAGACCTAAAAACTCACGGTGCTGATCAATATAAACTTAACCAATCTTTACAAGCCTTTGATCAAATGCTGATAAAGCATGTGACCAATGAATTTAAGTTTTCAGAGTTTTGGAAAAGTTATAGAAGCTATGGTTTAGGAATTAATCCTACTTTTTATAAACATACCAAGCCTGTTGGTAAAGACCTGTTTGAAGCATTCACTGAAGTGATGCATCAAAAGCCACAGTGTAAATAG